The Bicyclus anynana chromosome Z, ilBicAnyn1.1, whole genome shotgun sequence genome window below encodes:
- the LOC128199729 gene encoding uncharacterized protein LOC128199729, which produces MEWICDKTQKQFVMDKPYKINTEEAGDYYTNPDALDVYTDGSKTDTGTGAGVYCQDLNIRIAQALGLTDSPLCRACMEEDETPLHVMLSCRGVTEQRATYIGSSATLHEAIGDLGGLLSFWSELGWME; this is translated from the exons ATGGAGTGGATATGCGATAAAACACAGAAACAATTTGTGATGGACAAACCCTACAAAATCAACACTGAGGAGGCCGGTGACTACTACACAAACCCTGACGCCCTAGATGTGTACACGGATGGGTCGAAGACTGACACAGGTACTGGAGCAGGAGTCTACTGCCAAGACCTCAACATACGGATTGCACAAGCGCTTG gtttgaccgacagtcctctgtgcagagcctgcatggaggaggacgagacaccgctacacgttatgctcagttgcagaggcgtaacggaacaacgagcaacctacattggctcctcagcgacactccatgaggctatcggcgacctgggcggcctgctaagcttctggagcgagctcggctggatggaataa
- the LOC112043798 gene encoding protein angel isoform X1 produces MLKLTHSFCRYTRLTCESVSYSTIVGDLKRARGNTCFSWKSSQLLSPLILSNIQLRLMPNITKRFRINNSYVNANATKIHKQMNNSTHPSVSNYFDESQFEISSDSSSSRKRRADSDSDDQKSCDIPTNFRIWETVGKKSACYEGFSFRVVSYNVLAQYLLECHPYLYTGCGLRNLKWKIRAARIYDEILSLSPDIFCLQEVQVSHLDSFYRKFEALGYCGVFKQKTGQRQDGCAIYFKRSLFEMQDHVSVEYYQPEMPILNRDNIGLMVKLSPKCTPNTPIVVATTHLLYNPKRTDVRLAQMQVLLAEIDRFAYINDGKESNYLPIILTGDLNSTPDSAVVKLLDKGYVSAEPFRDNSDWKKIGVTDNCQHLSVYLNRQRGIATDFSMTKIYNSDYTAGSSDVTTDTQNHKELFNSGDLAYPLNLKSVYHKVKVNGHFEATTFQDYWVTVDYIYFSGFNSLKLVERLRLPTVTECEVLGKLPNNRFGSDHLALAATFELQCVKSSL; encoded by the exons ATGTTGAAATTGACACACAGTTTTTGCAGATACACCAGGCTTACATGTGAGAGTGTTAGCTATAGTACTATTGTGGGAGACTTAAAACGTGCTCGAGGAAATACATGTTTTTCATGGAAAAGTTCACAACTGCTTAGCCCTTTAATTCTCTCAAACATTCAATTGCGGCTGATGCCTAACATAACGAAGAGGTTCCGTATAAACAATTCCTATGTCAATGCAAATGCAACTAAGATACATAAACAAATGAATAATTCAACACATCCATCTGTATCAAATTATTTTGATGAAAGCCAGTTTGAAAT TTCTTCAGATAGCAGCTCATCAAGAAAGAGACGTGCTGATTCTGATAGCGATGACCAGAAATCCTGTGATATTCCAACCAATTTCCGGATATGGGAAACAGTGGGGAAGAAAAGTGCATGCtatg AAGGATTCAGTTTTAGAGTGGTATCATACAATGTACTGGCGCAATACCTCTTAGAATGCCATCCGTACCTGTACACAGGATGCGGTCTACGAAATCTCAAATGGAAGATACGCGCCGCCAGAATTTACGACGAGATACTGAGCTTGTCACCTGAT ATATTTTGCCTACAAGAGGTCCAAGTCTCTCATTTGGACAGTTTCTATAGAAAATTCGAAGCGTTAGGCTATTGCGGTGTTTTTAAACAGAAAACTGGTCAAAGGCAGGATGGATGCGCGATATACTTCAAGCGGTCACTATTTGAAATGCAAGACCATGTTAGT GTGGAGTATTACCAACCTGAGATGCCGATCCTGAACAGGGATAACATTGGGTTGATGGTGAAGTTGTCTCCAAAGTGCACGCCCAACACGCCGATAGTGGTTGCCACAACCCACCTCCTGTACAACCCGAAGCGGACCGACGTCCGGTTGGCGCAGATGCAAGTGTTGTTGGCCGAAATTGACAGATTCGCTTACATCAACGACGGTAAAGA ATCGAACTATCTGCCAATAATATTAACTGGAGACTTAAACTCAACACCCGACAGTGCTGTTGTTAAATTACTGGATAAAGGATATGTAAG TGCGGAACCCTTCAGAGATAACTCTGATTGGAAGAAGATTGGTGTCACAGACAACTGCCAGCATCTCTCCGTGTATCTGAACAGGCAGAGGGGAATTGCCACCGATTTTAGTATGACaaag ATATACAACTCTGATTACACAGCTGGCTCATCCGACGTGACTACAGACACACAAAATCACAAAGAACTATTCAATAGTGGTGATTTAGCGTATCCCTtgaatttgaagtcggtttaccACAAAGTTAAAGTTAACGGCCATTTTGAAGCGACTACTTTCCAAGATTATTGGGTCACTGTGGATTACATATACTTTAG
- the LOC112043798 gene encoding protein angel isoform X2, producing MLKLTHSFCRYTRLTCESVSYSTIVGDLKRARGNTCFSWKSSQLLSPLILSNIQLRLMPNITKRFRINNSYVNANATKIHKQMNNSTHPSVSNYFDESQFEISSDSSSSRKRRADSDSDDQKSCDIPTNFRIWETVGKKSACYGFSFRVVSYNVLAQYLLECHPYLYTGCGLRNLKWKIRAARIYDEILSLSPDIFCLQEVQVSHLDSFYRKFEALGYCGVFKQKTGQRQDGCAIYFKRSLFEMQDHVSVEYYQPEMPILNRDNIGLMVKLSPKCTPNTPIVVATTHLLYNPKRTDVRLAQMQVLLAEIDRFAYINDGKESNYLPIILTGDLNSTPDSAVVKLLDKGYVSAEPFRDNSDWKKIGVTDNCQHLSVYLNRQRGIATDFSMTKIYNSDYTAGSSDVTTDTQNHKELFNSGDLAYPLNLKSVYHKVKVNGHFEATTFQDYWVTVDYIYFSGFNSLKLVERLRLPTVTECEVLGKLPNNRFGSDHLALAATFELQCVKSSL from the exons ATGTTGAAATTGACACACAGTTTTTGCAGATACACCAGGCTTACATGTGAGAGTGTTAGCTATAGTACTATTGTGGGAGACTTAAAACGTGCTCGAGGAAATACATGTTTTTCATGGAAAAGTTCACAACTGCTTAGCCCTTTAATTCTCTCAAACATTCAATTGCGGCTGATGCCTAACATAACGAAGAGGTTCCGTATAAACAATTCCTATGTCAATGCAAATGCAACTAAGATACATAAACAAATGAATAATTCAACACATCCATCTGTATCAAATTATTTTGATGAAAGCCAGTTTGAAAT TTCTTCAGATAGCAGCTCATCAAGAAAGAGACGTGCTGATTCTGATAGCGATGACCAGAAATCCTGTGATATTCCAACCAATTTCCGGATATGGGAAACAGTGGGGAAGAAAAGTGCATGCtatg GATTCAGTTTTAGAGTGGTATCATACAATGTACTGGCGCAATACCTCTTAGAATGCCATCCGTACCTGTACACAGGATGCGGTCTACGAAATCTCAAATGGAAGATACGCGCCGCCAGAATTTACGACGAGATACTGAGCTTGTCACCTGAT ATATTTTGCCTACAAGAGGTCCAAGTCTCTCATTTGGACAGTTTCTATAGAAAATTCGAAGCGTTAGGCTATTGCGGTGTTTTTAAACAGAAAACTGGTCAAAGGCAGGATGGATGCGCGATATACTTCAAGCGGTCACTATTTGAAATGCAAGACCATGTTAGT GTGGAGTATTACCAACCTGAGATGCCGATCCTGAACAGGGATAACATTGGGTTGATGGTGAAGTTGTCTCCAAAGTGCACGCCCAACACGCCGATAGTGGTTGCCACAACCCACCTCCTGTACAACCCGAAGCGGACCGACGTCCGGTTGGCGCAGATGCAAGTGTTGTTGGCCGAAATTGACAGATTCGCTTACATCAACGACGGTAAAGA ATCGAACTATCTGCCAATAATATTAACTGGAGACTTAAACTCAACACCCGACAGTGCTGTTGTTAAATTACTGGATAAAGGATATGTAAG TGCGGAACCCTTCAGAGATAACTCTGATTGGAAGAAGATTGGTGTCACAGACAACTGCCAGCATCTCTCCGTGTATCTGAACAGGCAGAGGGGAATTGCCACCGATTTTAGTATGACaaag ATATACAACTCTGATTACACAGCTGGCTCATCCGACGTGACTACAGACACACAAAATCACAAAGAACTATTCAATAGTGGTGATTTAGCGTATCCCTtgaatttgaagtcggtttaccACAAAGTTAAAGTTAACGGCCATTTTGAAGCGACTACTTTCCAAGATTATTGGGTCACTGTGGATTACATATACTTTAG